One genomic region from Pseudoduganella dura encodes:
- a CDS encoding GNAT family N-acetyltransferase: MPDNSLTIRPFAADEWPAWRDLRLRALADSPDAFAATLADAQARPDATWQRLLAETTASANHLPLFAEAAGTPAGLAWAQLEAGIVVLYQVWVAPEHRGRGIAHALLTQAIGWARERGAVAVELGVTVGDTPAVRLYKRLGFGETGAPLPMANRSGLREQAMRLPLA; the protein is encoded by the coding sequence ATGCCCGACAACAGTCTCACGATCCGGCCCTTCGCGGCCGACGAATGGCCCGCATGGCGCGACCTGCGCCTGCGCGCGCTGGCCGACTCCCCCGACGCGTTCGCCGCGACACTTGCCGATGCCCAGGCCCGGCCCGACGCCACCTGGCAGCGTTTGCTGGCGGAAACCACCGCGTCGGCGAACCACCTGCCGCTGTTCGCCGAGGCGGCCGGCACGCCGGCCGGGCTGGCGTGGGCGCAGCTCGAAGCCGGCATCGTCGTGCTGTACCAGGTGTGGGTGGCGCCGGAACACCGCGGCCGCGGCATCGCCCATGCATTGCTGACACAGGCGATCGGCTGGGCGCGCGAGCGCGGCGCCGTCGCGGTCGAACTGGGCGTAACGGTAGGCGACACGCCCGCCGTGCGCCTCTACAAGCGGCTGGGATTCGGGGAAACGGGCGCTCCGCTGCCGATGGCGAACCGGAGCGGGCTGCGGGAACAGGCGATGCGCCTGCCCCTCGCCTGA